TGATCAAAATCCGGCGCTGGCGCGCGTCTGACCAGCGCTGGCAGCTATCACAATATGAGCAAAGCACCGCAGACCAAGATACCCGCCACCTACATGCGTGGCGGCACCAGCAAGGGCGTTTTCTTCCGCCTGGCGGATTTGCCCGCCGCCGCGCAACAGCCCGGTGCGGCGCGCGACAGGCTGCTGCAGCGCGTGATCGGCAGCCCGGACCCGTACGGCAAGCAGATCGACGGCATGGGCGCGGCCACCTCGTCCACCAGCAAGGCGGTGATCGTTAGCCCCAGCACGCGGGCCGACCACGACGTGGACTACCTGTTTGGCCAGGTCGCCATCGACCGCGACTTTGTGGACTGGTCGGGCAACTGCGGCAACCTGTCGGCGGCCGTGGGGCCGTTCGCCATCGCCAACGGCCTGATCGACGCGGCCAAGGTGCCCGCCAACGGCACCTGCACCGTGCGCATCTGGCAGGCCAATATTGGCAAGACCATCGTCGCGCACGTGCCCATCACCAACGGGCAGGTGCAGGAAACGGGCGATTTCGAGCTGGACGGCGTCACCTTCCCGGCCGCCGAGGTGGCGCTGGAATTCATCGACCCCGCCGATGAAGGCGAAGGCGAGGGCGGTGTCGCGATGTTCCCCACCGGTCACTTGGTCGATCAGCTTGAAGTGCCCGGCGTGGGCAGCTTCCAGGCCACGCTGATCAACGCGGGCATTCCCACCATCTTCTTGAACGCCGCCGACCTCGGCTACGCCGGCACCGAATTGCAGCCCGCCATCAACGGCGACCCGGCTGCGCTGGCGCGCTTTGAAACCATCCGCGCCTGGGGCGCCGTGAAGATGGGCTTGATCCACGACGTGGCCGAGGCCGCCAAGCGCCAGCACACGCCCAAGATCGCCTTCGTCGCGCCACCGGCCAACTACATGGCGTCCAGCGGCAAGCCCGTGCAGGCGGCCGACATCGACCTGCTGGTGCGTGCGTTGTCCATGGGCCAGCTGCACCACGCCATGATGGGCACGGCCGCGGTGGCCATCGGCACGGCGGCGGCCATTCCCGGCACGCTGGTCAACCTGGCGGCCGGCGGCGGGCAACGCAGCGCGGTGCGCTTTGGCCACCCCAGCGGCACCTTGCGCGTAGGCGCCGAAGCCTCGCAGGTCAACGGCCAATGGGCCGTGACCAAGGCGCTGATGAGTCGCAGCGCCCGCGTGCTGATGAGCGGCTGGGTGCATGTGCCGCTGGATACGGCGTCTGCCTGATTGCTGCGTATTTGATAGCTGCTGGCGCTTGTTTCACCAGCGCCAGAGACTGATTGACTTGATAAAGATAGGTTGCAAAGCCATGTCCCCTCGCAAGAAGCTGAAAGAACTGGTGCAAGCGCGCCGCGGCGTGATCGTGCCCGGCGCGTTCAACGCGCTGTCCGCCAAGGTCATCGAAGACCTGGGGTTTGAGGCCATCTACGTCACCGGCGCGGGCGTCACCAACATGTGGTTCGGCATGCCCGACCAAGGCTTCATGGGCCTGGCCGAAATCGCCGACCACACCGCCCGCATCCGCGACGCG
This genomic interval from Ottowia oryzae contains the following:
- the prpF gene encoding 2-methylaconitate cis-trans isomerase PrpF gives rise to the protein MSKAPQTKIPATYMRGGTSKGVFFRLADLPAAAQQPGAARDRLLQRVIGSPDPYGKQIDGMGAATSSTSKAVIVSPSTRADHDVDYLFGQVAIDRDFVDWSGNCGNLSAAVGPFAIANGLIDAAKVPANGTCTVRIWQANIGKTIVAHVPITNGQVQETGDFELDGVTFPAAEVALEFIDPADEGEGEGGVAMFPTGHLVDQLEVPGVGSFQATLINAGIPTIFLNAADLGYAGTELQPAINGDPAALARFETIRAWGAVKMGLIHDVAEAAKRQHTPKIAFVAPPANYMASSGKPVQAADIDLLVRALSMGQLHHAMMGTAAVAIGTAAAIPGTLVNLAAGGGQRSAVRFGHPSGTLRVGAEASQVNGQWAVTKALMSRSARVLMSGWVHVPLDTASA